One Microtus ochrogaster isolate Prairie Vole_2 unplaced genomic scaffold, MicOch1.0 UNK209, whole genome shotgun sequence genomic window carries:
- the Xg gene encoding glycoprotein Xg, with the protein MGAVVSPRGDPGNSGKWSPKLRLPVRDTEDPGKCSPGPAPPLTPFSSPTGSGGHGSHDTHGDGEGAQGNTVARIVSPIVSVVAVALVGAGVSYFRSGRWRACLRRGDPGTV; encoded by the exons ATGGGCGCTGTGGTGAGTCCTCGCGG AGATCCAGGGAACTCTGGGAAATGGAGTCCCAAACTCCGACTTCCTGTCAGGGACACAGAGgatcctgggaaatgtagtcccgGCCCCGCTCCCCCCCTCACTCCCTTTTCCTCCCCGACAGGAAGTGGAGGCCACGGCAGCCATGACACGCACGGTGATGGCGAGGGAGCCCAGG GAAACACCGTGGCGCGCATCGTCTCCCCGATTGTCTCGGTCGTCGCCGTGGCGCTCGTGGGCGCCGGCGTCAGCTACTTCCGGTCCGGGCGGTGGCGGGCGTGCCTGAGGCGCGGCG ACCCCGGCACCGTCTGA